From Candidatus Binatia bacterium, the proteins below share one genomic window:
- a CDS encoding RtcB family protein: protein MRVPARIFATPEILAGMDDQVFEQITNVALLPGIVDRAFCMPDGHWGYGFPIGGLAAMDPDTGVISPGGIGFDINCGMRLVRTNLVHDDIREHVHRLVDALYTRVPAGVGGHGFLKLGDAEFRDVGRHGARWCIDHGYGWPEDLDRTEERGAIAGADPDCVSKRALDRGRAQVGTLGSGNHYLEIQIVKPEHVFDAEAAAVMGIDRPYQVVVMFHCGSRGFGHQIASDYVQAFLPLMDKKFGIKLPDRDLACAPFRSAEGQAYFAAMKCGMNMSFANRQMILHRIREVFSDVLGRDARDLGLDMVYDVSHNTAKLEEHEVGGRRRQLLVHRKGATRAFAPGMADVPAAFRFIGQPVIIGGSMETGSYLLCGVESGRAAFFTTAHGSGRTMSRAAAKKQFRGQQLERDLAHRGIYVRTVSYAGLAEEAGAAYKDIDAVVAATAAAGLSRPVVRLTPIGNVKG, encoded by the coding sequence ATGCGCGTGCCCGCGCGCATCTTCGCCACGCCGGAGATCCTCGCCGGCATGGACGACCAGGTCTTCGAGCAGATCACCAACGTGGCGCTGCTGCCCGGCATCGTCGACCGCGCCTTCTGCATGCCCGACGGCCACTGGGGCTACGGGTTCCCGATCGGCGGTCTGGCCGCGATGGACCCCGACACCGGCGTCATTTCTCCCGGGGGCATCGGCTTCGATATCAACTGCGGTATGCGTCTGGTGCGTACCAATCTGGTGCACGACGATATCCGCGAGCACGTCCACCGCCTGGTCGACGCACTGTACACACGGGTGCCCGCCGGGGTCGGCGGCCACGGCTTCCTGAAGCTCGGCGACGCCGAGTTCCGCGACGTCGGCCGTCACGGCGCGCGCTGGTGCATTGACCACGGCTACGGCTGGCCCGAGGATCTCGACCGCACCGAGGAACGCGGTGCGATCGCCGGTGCCGACCCCGACTGCGTCAGCAAGCGGGCCCTCGATCGCGGCCGCGCCCAGGTCGGTACGCTCGGTTCGGGTAATCACTACCTCGAGATCCAGATCGTCAAACCCGAGCACGTCTTCGATGCCGAAGCCGCCGCGGTCATGGGCATCGACCGGCCGTACCAGGTCGTCGTCATGTTCCACTGCGGCAGCCGCGGCTTCGGTCATCAGATCGCCAGCGACTATGTGCAGGCGTTCCTGCCGCTGATGGACAAGAAGTTCGGCATCAAGTTGCCCGACCGCGACCTCGCCTGCGCGCCGTTCCGGTCCGCGGAAGGTCAGGCGTACTTCGCGGCGATGAAGTGCGGCATGAACATGTCCTTCGCCAACCGGCAGATGATCCTGCACCGCATCCGCGAGGTGTTCAGCGACGTCCTCGGTCGCGACGCGCGCGATCTTGGCCTCGATATGGTGTACGACGTTTCGCACAACACCGCGAAGCTGGAGGAGCACGAGGTCGGCGGCCGGCGACGCCAGTTGCTGGTGCACCGCAAGGGGGCGACGCGGGCCTTTGCACCGGGCATGGCGGACGTGCCGGCGGCGTTTCGGTTTATCGGCCAGCCGGTGATTATCGGCGGCAGCATGGAGACCGGTTCGTATCTGCTGTGCGGAGTAGAGAGCGGTCGGGCGGCGTTCTTCACCACCGCGCACGGCAGCGGCCGCACCATGAGCCGCGCGGCGGCGAAGAAGCAGTTCCGCGGCCAGCAGCTCGAACGCGACCTCGCTCATCGCGGTATCTATGTCCGTACCGTCTCTTATGCCGGCCTCGCCGAGGAGGCGGGCGCTGCGTACAAGGACATCGACGCGGTCGTGGCCGCGACCGCGGCTGCGGGGCTGAGCCGGCCGGTCGTGCGCCTGACGCCGATCGGTAACGTCAAGGGGTGA
- a CDS encoding archease gives MGPYRFVEDAPTADVGFVAVGETLAECFCAAAEATLAAMLGNPEALRHDVVRTARVEAASRDLALLRFLEELIYYKDAEGLFLRPTEVAVDDTAEGVRVAATLAGESIDPARHQLAGDVKAVTLHRLRVAQTAAGWEATVVLDL, from the coding sequence GTGGGCCCATATCGGTTCGTCGAGGATGCCCCCACCGCCGACGTCGGCTTCGTCGCCGTGGGGGAGACGCTCGCCGAGTGCTTTTGCGCTGCCGCCGAAGCGACGCTGGCGGCGATGCTCGGCAATCCGGAGGCGCTGCGCCACGACGTTGTGCGCACGGCGCGGGTCGAGGCGGCGAGTCGCGATCTGGCGCTGCTGCGGTTTCTCGAAGAATTGATTTACTACAAGGACGCAGAGGGCCTGTTCTTGCGTCCGACCGAGGTCGCGGTCGACGACACGGCCGAGGGTGTTCGCGTCGCCGCCACACTGGCCGGTGAGTCGATCGACCCGGCCCGCCACCAGCTCGCCGGCGATGTCAAGGCGGTGACCCTGCACCGGCTCCGGGTCGCACAGACGGCTGCCGGCTGGGAAGCGACCGTGGTGCTCGACCTGTGA